In a single window of the Gadus chalcogrammus isolate NIFS_2021 chromosome 20, NIFS_Gcha_1.0, whole genome shotgun sequence genome:
- the LOC130373887 gene encoding filamin A-interacting protein 1-like isoform X1, with the protein MADQNHIGIKCDNSIQHLNNAPRGCGGRDTKESSKGRKLGKELHREDLLCLLSMLEGELQARDEVITVLKAQMTDAALLEAHYAFRGPEKVIRALRRDSLQAQKDQLQDVYEKPMAELDHLEEAHRRTSRRMLRQLVEVERSHSGALSRLEEQEEMHRSFIQKSDDLTTLLEQDRERLKLLIVKEKEYRERKEEDDEREVLVLKDELTALKQFALLVVKEQQSLREELEAEGRRVRELTDITDHARRELSATHSRAREEELRALRLEAELRDQASVYSQTQEAMTAKLADKDAQKQQLRQRLANLSRQLDELGGTRATLRRAEEELVELRERVRWAEDGDEGGAGTASLLSEVDGLRRRVLEMEGKDEELNRMGDQCRDLDRRLGREMSQSRSLKAEVDKLNGRISQLDKLEEALVKSRQECSTLRGSQDREKSLSKQLCSELDTLRIRVRELEVAERQLENSEVAVKQDLSKLRALTVVLVEDRKSMSERLRQASEKLGMEKDQQNEQNSLITMTEKLKEEMQQALRTKADLEAKIRDIAKGKDELQTRLHTEEGKNRELQSKVNTMRRRMLVVEDKSEKVTKENGMDINEPLTHNSNHFDQTDNNKTAELSQEVERLRRKLLEKEVVESELMKAEEDFESLELRFRKEQERSKALTQELGEAKRELSRFQLAEKQEVNQEHALLRRLQQEQVRSRLLGREVDSLKDKLQKLLGTDESISKVQMDHSTLQRKLSLQEAKNRELAREMEELTNELERYRHFSKSLRPGVNGRRFSDLHQSTKEVQTEQPASQPPDYRHPVPFAHDEKVSEQSDDEDLNPNEDEILDISGSLQYNNTKSLYPTNYNVRRYSSNSASDTEELVYGNPVKDMVVTQTPGQPVHIKVTPEPGLNTTTLEISSPTTDNAASYTSTAVIPTTSVPHKQRITIIQNAAVSAVKSQSSPTSPDRALSPLVTGPLSRMVSPNSSHPGTPDHNSSPVQIVTVSTCSPEPTEIIGQAVFRMSPERQNSWQLQRSTSAQASPSVITTTEDNKIHIHLGTPYVPALNGTAHGIPKPGGSYYSLRQEQRTQVLTNGCHIKSAGKITSSITITPATSPITHPSNITIPLDSQPKPGLTRIPKPKGLNNNRGTNRTLNTKPSHGNNSPSTQAWKSNSFRMANRPKAKTVPG; encoded by the exons CTAGATCATCTGGAGGAGGCCCATAGGCGAACTTCGAGGCGGATGTTGCGCCAACTAGTGGAAGTGGAGCGGTCGCACAGCGGCGCCCTCAGcaggctggaggagcaggaggagatgcACCGGTCCTTCATACAGAAAAGTGACGACCTCACGACTCTGTTGGAGCAGGATCGTGAGAG GCTCAAGTTACTGATTGTGAAGGAAAAAGAGTAtcgggagaggaaggaggaggacgacgaaagAGAGGTCTTGGTTCTGAAAGACGAGCTGACCGCGCTCAAGCAGTTCGCTCTGCTGGTGGTCAAGGAGCAGCAGAGCctgagggaggagctggaggcggagggCCGGCGTGTCAGGGAGCTGACCGACATCACTGACCACGCCAGGCGGGAGCTCAGCGCCACTCACTCGAGGGCGCGAGAGGAAGAGCTCAGGGCCCTGCGACTGGAGGCCGAGCTACGGGACCAGGCGTCCGTTTACAGCCAAACACAGGAAGCCATGACTGCCAAACTGGCAGACAAGGACGCTCAAAAACAGCAACTGCGACAGCGCCTGGCCAACCTCAGCCGCCAGTTGGATGAGCTGGGGGGGACGAGGGCCACGttgaggagggcggaggaggagctggtggaacTCAGGGAAAGGGTGAGGTGGGCGGAGGACGGGgatgagggaggagcagggacggCGAGTCTGCTGTCAGAGGTGGACGGCCTGAGGAGGAGAGTGTTGGAGATGGAGGGGAAGGACGAGGAATTGAACCGCATGGGGGACCAGTGCAGGGATCTCGACCGCAGACTGGGCAGGGAGATGAGTCAGAGTCGCAGCCTGAAGGCCGAGGTGGACAAGCTCAACGGCAGAATCAGTCAACTGGATAAACTAGAGGAGGCGTTGGTCAAGAGCAGGCAGGAGTGCAGCACGTTAAGAGGAAGCCAGGACAGGGAGAAGAGTCTTAGCAAACAGTTGTGTAGCGAACTGGACACACTGAGGATCCGGGTTAGAGAGCTGGAGGTGGCAGAAAGGCAGCTAGAAAATAGTGAGGTGGCGGTGAAACAGGACCTTTCCAAGCTCAGGGCCCTCACTGTGGTTCTGGTAGAAGATAGGAAGTCCATGTCAGAGAGGCTCCGACAGGCTTCAGAAAAACTTGGTATGGAGAAAGACCAACAAAATGAGCAGAACTCATTGATAACAATGACAGAAAAGCTGAAAGAGGAGATGCAACAGGCCCTGAGGACTAAGGCAGATTTAGAGGCCAAGATAAGAGATATAGCAAAGGGAAAAGATGAGCTCCAAACCAGACTACACACAGAGGAGGGAAAAAATAGGGAACTGCAGAGCAAAGTCAATACTATGAGAAGGAGGATGCTGGTCGTGGAGGACAAAAGTGAAAAAGTGACAAAAGAAAATGGAATGGACATCAACGAGCCTCTGACACACAATTCTAACCACTTCGACCAAACAGACAACAACAAAACGGCAGAGCTGAGCCAGGAGGTGGAGAGGCTCAGAAGGAAGCTGCTTGAAAAGGAAGTGGTGGAAAGTGAGCTGATGAAAGCCGAGGAGGACTTTGAATCCCTGGAGCTGCGGTtcaggaaggagcaggagaggtcCAAGGCCTTGACACAGGAGCTTGGCGAGGCCAAGAGGGAGCTCTCCAGGTTCCAGCTAGCAGAGAAGCAAGAGGTGAACCAGGAACACGCCCTCCTGCGTCGCCTACAGCAAGAGCAGGTGAGATCAAGGCTCTTGGGCCGGGAGGTGGACTCTCTGAAGGACAAACTCCAAAAGTTGTTGGGAACAGACGAGTCCATCTCCAAGGTTCAAATGGACCATTCCACCCTGCAGAGGAAACTGTCCCTCCAAGAGGCCAAGAACAGAGAGCTggccagagagatggaggagctgaCCAATGAGCTGGAGAGATACAGACATTTCAGTAAGAGTCTGAGACCTGGAGTGAACGGACGCCGGTTTTCGGACCTTCACCAGTCCACCAAGGAAGTACAGACagagcagccagccagccagccaccgGACTACAGACATCCTGTTCCTTTTGCTCACGATGAAAAAGTGAGCGAGCAAAGCGATGACGAAGATCTAAACCCAAACGAGGATGAAATCCTCGACATAAGCGGTTCACTGCaatacaataacacaaaaagCTTATACCCCACAAATTACAATGTCAGAAGATACAGCAGCAACTCAGCCAGTGACACAGAAGAATTAGTGTATGGCAACCCTGTGAAGGATATGGTCGTCACTCAGACTCCCGGGCAGCCAGTGCACATCAAAGTAACACCAGAACCTGGACTCAACACCACCACGCTGGAAATCAGCAGCCCCACAACAGACAATGCAGCATCCTACACCAGCACAGCTGTAATCCCCACTACCAGTGTACCCCACAAACAACGAATCACCATCATCCAGAATGCAGCTGTGTCGGCGGTGAAGAGCCAGAGCTCCCCAACCAGCCCGGACAGAGCCCTCTCCCCACTCGTCACCGGGCCTCTGTCTCGAATGGTGAGCCCGAATTCATCACACCCGGGAACCCCTGATCACAACAGCTCCCCCGTCCAGATCGTCACCGTCAGCACGTGTTCACCAGAGCCCACCGAGATCATTGGTCAGGCTGTGTTCCGTATGAGTCCAGAGAGGCAGAACAGCTGGCAGCTCCAGAGGTCCACCAGCGCCCAGGCCAGTCCTAGTGTCATCACCACCACGGAGGACAACAAGATCCACATCCACCTGGGTACTCCGTATGTCCCCGCTCTGAACGGCACAGCCCACGGCATCCCGAAGCCTGGGGGGTCGTACTACTCGCTCAGACAAGAGCAAAGGACTCAAGTGTTGACCAATGGCTGCCACATTAAAAGTGCAGGCAAAATTACTAGTAGCATCACTATAACCCCTGCTACATCCCCAATCACACACCCCTCAAATATTACA ATTCCACTGGACTCGCAGCCGAAACCTGGCTTGACAAGAATACCCAAACCAAAAGGACTCAACAATAACAGAGGAACAAACAGAACTTTGAACACCAAACCGAGTCACGGAAATAATTCACCCTCCACACAAGCATGGAAAAGCAACAGCTTCAGAATGGCCAACAGGCCTAAAGCTAAAACTGTACCTGGCTAG